The following proteins come from a genomic window of Microbacterium sp. SY138:
- a CDS encoding sugar porter family MFS transporter has protein sequence MSRTAGPAAIKRRVIAVSIAAALGGFLFGFDTAVINGAVDALAGDVSGFDLGTALKGFAVSSALIGCAVGAWFAGPVSNKYGRIPVMVGAAAMFFISAIGSGLAFSVVDLIIWRVIGGLGVGAASVIAPAYIAEVSPAAIRGRLGSLQQLAIVTGIFAALLSDALLAGIAGAADQPLWGLTAWRWMFMVAAIPALVYGLMSLRLPESPRYLVRKGELKRAADVLETVTGTVDVQGKIDEITGTIDTERSESLRDLRGNRLGLKPIVWIGILLSVFQQFVGINVIFYYSTTLWQSVGFDESSALLTSVITSVTNIVVTIVAILLVDKIGRRIMLLVGSVGMTVTLGLMAVAFSFGTLDAQGTATLPDPWATIALICANGFVVFFGASWGPLVWVLLGEIFPNSIRAGALAVAAAAQWVANFFISTTFPAFAEIGLTFAYGFYAFFALLSFFFVFFKVPETKGRELEDMTENMKVERRRGPQPT, from the coding sequence ATGTCGAGAACAGCCGGTCCAGCAGCCATCAAGCGCCGCGTGATCGCCGTCAGTATCGCGGCCGCGTTGGGTGGTTTCCTCTTCGGATTCGACACCGCCGTGATCAACGGTGCCGTCGACGCGCTGGCGGGCGACGTCTCGGGGTTCGATCTCGGGACTGCCCTGAAGGGCTTCGCCGTGTCTTCGGCCCTCATCGGCTGCGCCGTCGGTGCCTGGTTCGCGGGTCCGGTCTCCAACAAATACGGCCGCATCCCGGTCATGGTCGGCGCCGCCGCGATGTTCTTCATCTCCGCCATCGGTTCCGGTCTCGCCTTCAGCGTCGTCGATCTCATCATCTGGCGAGTCATCGGGGGCCTCGGCGTCGGTGCTGCCTCGGTGATCGCACCGGCCTACATCGCCGAGGTGTCGCCGGCCGCCATCCGCGGGCGCCTCGGCTCCCTGCAGCAGCTCGCCATCGTCACCGGTATCTTCGCGGCACTGCTCTCCGACGCACTGCTCGCCGGTATCGCCGGTGCCGCGGACCAGCCGCTGTGGGGTCTCACCGCGTGGCGCTGGATGTTCATGGTGGCCGCGATCCCTGCCCTGGTCTACGGGCTCATGTCGCTTCGGCTGCCGGAATCTCCGCGATATCTGGTGCGCAAGGGTGAGCTGAAGAGAGCTGCCGACGTTCTCGAGACCGTCACCGGGACCGTCGATGTGCAGGGGAAGATCGACGAGATCACCGGAACCATCGACACGGAGCGCTCGGAGTCGCTGCGTGACCTGCGCGGCAACCGTCTCGGCCTGAAGCCGATCGTCTGGATCGGCATCCTGCTGTCGGTGTTCCAGCAGTTCGTCGGCATCAACGTGATCTTCTACTACTCGACGACCCTCTGGCAGTCGGTGGGCTTCGACGAATCCAGCGCTCTGCTCACCTCCGTCATCACCTCGGTCACGAACATCGTCGTCACGATCGTGGCGATTCTGCTGGTGGACAAGATCGGTCGCCGGATCATGCTGCTGGTGGGTTCCGTCGGGATGACCGTGACGCTGGGCCTCATGGCGGTGGCATTCTCGTTCGGCACGCTGGACGCGCAGGGGACGGCGACGCTTCCCGACCCGTGGGCCACCATCGCCCTGATCTGCGCGAACGGTTTCGTCGTGTTCTTCGGCGCGAGCTGGGGTCCGCTGGTGTGGGTCCTGCTGGGCGAGATCTTCCCGAACTCGATCAGAGCCGGTGCTCTCGCCGTCGCGGCTGCAGCGCAGTGGGTCGCGAACTTCTTCATCTCCACGACGTTCCCGGCGTTCGCTGAGATCGGCCTCACATTCGCCTACGGGTTCTACGCGTTCTTCGCGCTCCTGTCGTTCTTCTTCGTGTTCTTCAAGGTGCCGGAGACCAAGGGCAGGGAGCTCGAAGACATGACCGAGAACATGAAGGTGGAGCGCCGGAGGGGCCCGCAGCCGACGTAG
- a CDS encoding ParB/RepB/Spo0J family partition protein has protein sequence MAKRTGLGRGIGALIPTADQSERPVDVFFPGASLRQANAETAPEVEADAPDLEIVPGIHLIQVDPNTIVANPRQPRTHFNPEDLAELVHSVREFGVLQPVVVRKNTEGQYELIMGERRTRAAREAGLDVIPAIVRDTADEDLLRDALLENLHRSELNPLEEASAYQQLLEDFGITQEELATRIGRSRPQISNTIRLLKLPVPVQQRVAAGVLTAGHARAILSLDNPESMQRLADKVVNEDLSVRATEEAAKSQPSAGKSVKPTPGARRAYLDEVAGKLGDRLNTRVKIALGARKGQVTIDFASIQDLNRILEELGEGGYGSSK, from the coding sequence ATGGCGAAGCGCACTGGGCTGGGTCGGGGTATCGGCGCCCTCATCCCCACAGCTGATCAGTCGGAACGTCCCGTCGACGTGTTCTTCCCTGGTGCGAGCCTGCGACAGGCGAACGCGGAGACCGCGCCGGAGGTGGAGGCCGACGCACCCGATCTCGAGATCGTCCCCGGCATCCACCTGATCCAGGTCGACCCGAACACGATCGTCGCCAACCCCCGCCAGCCTCGAACACACTTCAACCCCGAAGATCTGGCAGAACTGGTGCACAGCGTGCGTGAGTTCGGTGTGCTGCAGCCCGTCGTGGTTCGCAAGAACACCGAGGGACAGTACGAGCTCATCATGGGCGAGCGGCGCACTCGTGCCGCTCGCGAGGCAGGTCTCGACGTCATCCCCGCGATCGTCCGCGACACCGCCGACGAAGATCTCCTGCGGGACGCGCTACTCGAGAACCTTCACCGCTCCGAGCTGAACCCGCTGGAAGAGGCCTCGGCCTATCAGCAGCTGCTCGAAGACTTCGGTATCACCCAGGAAGAGCTGGCCACTCGTATCGGACGCTCTCGTCCGCAGATCAGCAACACGATCCGTCTGCTGAAACTGCCGGTGCCGGTGCAGCAGCGGGTGGCGGCGGGAGTCCTGACCGCGGGCCACGCACGCGCGATCCTCAGCCTCGACAATCCCGAGTCCATGCAGCGCCTCGCGGACAAGGTCGTGAACGAAGACCTGTCGGTGCGCGCCACGGAGGAAGCGGCCAAGTCGCAGCCCAGCGCCGGCAAGTCCGTGAAGCCGACTCCCGGTGCACGACGTGCGTACCTCGATGAGGTCGCCGGCAAGCTCGGTGACCGGTTGAACACCCGGGTGAAGATCGCTCTAGGTGCACGAAAAGGCCAGGTCACGATCGACTTCGCTTCGATCCAGGATCTCAACCGCATTCTCGAAGAACTGGGAGAGGGCGGCTACGGCTCGTCGAAGTGA